A window of Alkalispirochaeta americana contains these coding sequences:
- a CDS encoding PSP1 domain-containing protein, with protein sequence MDYVVRNMHSRETDLCDCGDLPVEPKTRIVYEGRYGIDLGVVLGTVQEGTRKKYKDCFKAVRVAQERDLESYREQDLQARDAARTCAERVESHKLDMHVVSAHYTLDKSKLLFFFVSDHRVDFRMLVRDLVGIFQVRVELRQIGVRDETRIIGGMGICGRRLCCNGISDKLPPVSIRMAKDQNYSLNSMKVSGPCGRLLCCLSYEHQFYQEERRKYPREGALVELDEAVLKVQEINILNGQVRLSGTEGQHLTVPVCSLHRQSVPQGKKKDRRRSVEWVLNPEGCPEAAQALSADEMDGQIEIDGV encoded by the coding sequence ATGGATTACGTCGTGCGAAATATGCACAGTCGCGAAACCGATCTCTGCGATTGTGGGGATCTTCCCGTAGAACCAAAAACCAGGATTGTCTACGAGGGGCGTTACGGAATAGATCTCGGTGTTGTCCTGGGGACGGTCCAGGAAGGAACGCGGAAAAAGTACAAGGATTGCTTCAAGGCGGTACGAGTTGCCCAGGAGCGGGATCTTGAAAGTTATCGTGAGCAGGATTTGCAGGCCAGGGACGCAGCCAGAACCTGTGCGGAACGGGTTGAATCCCATAAGCTCGATATGCATGTTGTGAGCGCCCATTATACCCTGGATAAGTCAAAGTTGCTCTTTTTCTTTGTCTCCGACCACCGGGTCGATTTCCGGATGCTCGTCCGCGACCTGGTGGGAATCTTTCAGGTGCGGGTTGAGTTGCGTCAGATTGGCGTGCGCGATGAGACGAGAATAATCGGAGGGATGGGCATCTGCGGGCGTCGGCTCTGTTGCAACGGCATATCAGACAAGCTTCCGCCGGTGTCGATCCGCATGGCCAAGGATCAGAATTATTCCCTGAACTCCATGAAAGTCTCCGGCCCCTGTGGCCGTCTTCTGTGCTGTCTCTCCTACGAGCACCAGTTTTATCAAGAAGAGCGCCGAAAATATCCCCGGGAAGGGGCGCTGGTGGAGCTTGACGAGGCGGTTCTCAAGGTCCAGGAGATCAACATTCTCAATGGCCAGGTCCGGCTTTCCGGGACCGAAGGGCAGCATCTCACCGTTCCTGTTTGTTCCTTGCACCGTCAGAGTGTTCCCCAGGGCAAGAAAAAAGATCGTCGACGTTCCGTGGAGTGGGTCCTTAATCCTGAGGGGTGTCCCGAGGCGGCGCAGGCCCTCTCTGCTGATGAGATGGATGGTCAAATTGAAATCGATGGAGTGTAG
- a CDS encoding ABC transporter ATP-binding protein — translation MIHHQDETIIASYDFGLIRRIARYAAPFRGLIAATLVCLVVATAGEVLLPVIIQRTIDHHIMEHWNRLDESALGQIASPGETRTINGAIYLREDRLDRIPRAIRDDLREQGLLSRESFTLIPKDVAKEHPEILEALGPSLRDSDHRWISFPRSALEPLSARERRALLQHQIQGLHRQGLLFLGVLLAVLVGAFGQVYLTAFTGQLVMKKLRHDLFSHTLAQHLGFLGDQPVGRLVTRITNDVETINDLFTSVLAELARNVSLMFAVVVTMFALNPRLATITLVSMVPVLFITDIIRRKAREAYRAVRHAVSDLNAYLSEHVSGMEIVQIFVQQKRSNQEFTRKNETLTKANLAEMQVFAVFRPLVDFMSSTSLAVVIFFGATLLQAEIVSLGVLIAFTNLIRRFYMPVMTISEQFTLLQSAMAGSERVFDLLDQDQRIPDTGNSPLPVQSVSGAVEFRDVHFSYRPGEPILKGVSFRARPGELIALVGSTGSGKTTVINLLTRLWDVTGGSVQLEGRDVRDYRLAELRQAVQQIQQDVFLFNDTIRNNITLGKDVADEKVLEACRAVQVAAFIEGLPQGLDTPLTEGGSNISAGQRQLLAFARVLIHDPPVLVLDEATSSIDSETEKKLQQAVDTITRGRTSLVVAHRLSTIQHAHRILVLSRGELVESGTHQELLDRDGLYATLHRFQFDHPSHQQRGPAPPRDTPQD, via the coding sequence ATGATTCACCACCAGGACGAGACGATAATCGCCAGCTACGACTTTGGATTAATCCGGCGGATTGCCCGCTACGCAGCACCCTTTCGGGGCCTCATAGCCGCTACCCTGGTCTGCCTCGTGGTGGCTACGGCGGGGGAGGTCCTTCTGCCGGTGATCATTCAGAGGACGATCGATCACCATATCATGGAGCACTGGAACCGCCTGGACGAATCAGCGCTGGGGCAGATCGCTTCACCCGGAGAAACCCGCACCATAAACGGAGCGATCTATCTGCGGGAAGATCGCCTTGACAGGATACCCCGGGCAATCCGCGATGATTTACGCGAACAGGGCCTTCTCTCCCGGGAATCCTTCACCCTTATTCCCAAAGACGTGGCGAAAGAACACCCGGAGATTCTGGAGGCCCTGGGCCCTTCCCTGCGAGACAGCGATCACCGATGGATATCCTTCCCCCGCAGTGCTCTGGAGCCCCTCTCGGCCCGGGAACGCCGGGCACTCCTTCAGCACCAGATCCAGGGCCTTCACCGCCAGGGCCTGCTCTTCCTGGGCGTATTGCTGGCAGTCCTCGTCGGCGCATTTGGCCAGGTCTACCTCACAGCCTTCACAGGCCAACTGGTGATGAAAAAACTTCGCCATGACCTCTTCAGCCATACCCTGGCGCAGCACCTGGGGTTCCTGGGAGATCAACCTGTGGGCCGCCTGGTCACGCGCATTACGAACGACGTCGAGACGATCAACGATCTCTTCACCTCTGTCCTGGCGGAACTGGCGCGCAACGTGAGCCTTATGTTCGCCGTGGTGGTGACCATGTTTGCCCTCAACCCCCGTCTGGCCACAATAACACTGGTCAGCATGGTTCCGGTTCTCTTCATCACCGATATCATTCGACGGAAGGCCAGGGAAGCCTACCGGGCGGTACGCCATGCCGTGAGCGACCTGAACGCCTACCTCTCGGAACACGTTTCAGGGATGGAGATTGTCCAGATCTTTGTCCAGCAAAAACGAAGCAACCAGGAGTTCACCCGGAAAAACGAGACCCTCACAAAGGCGAATCTCGCGGAGATGCAGGTCTTTGCCGTGTTCCGCCCTCTGGTGGATTTCATGTCCAGCACGTCCCTGGCAGTGGTGATCTTCTTTGGAGCAACTCTTCTCCAGGCCGAGATCGTCTCCCTGGGTGTTCTGATCGCCTTCACAAATTTGATCCGGCGATTTTACATGCCCGTCATGACCATATCGGAGCAGTTTACGCTACTTCAAAGCGCCATGGCGGGAAGCGAGCGGGTCTTTGATCTTCTTGATCAGGACCAGCGGATTCCCGATACCGGCAACAGCCCTCTTCCGGTACAGTCCGTTTCCGGGGCTGTAGAGTTCAGGGATGTCCACTTCTCCTACCGGCCGGGCGAACCCATCCTGAAAGGTGTTTCCTTCAGGGCACGCCCGGGAGAATTAATCGCTCTGGTGGGCTCCACAGGGTCGGGCAAGACGACTGTCATCAACCTTCTGACTCGTCTCTGGGATGTGACCGGGGGATCGGTCCAGCTCGAGGGACGGGATGTGCGGGATTACCGTCTGGCGGAGCTCCGACAGGCCGTGCAGCAGATACAACAGGATGTTTTTCTCTTTAATGACACGATCCGCAACAACATCACCCTTGGGAAGGATGTCGCCGACGAAAAAGTACTGGAGGCCTGCCGAGCCGTGCAAGTAGCGGCCTTTATCGAGGGGTTACCCCAGGGCCTCGATACGCCTCTCACCGAGGGGGGGAGCAACATCTCCGCCGGGCAACGCCAACTCCTGGCCTTTGCCCGTGTCCTGATACACGATCCACCCGTGCTGGTCCTGGACGAGGCGACCTCCAGCATCGATAGCGAGACCGAGAAAAAACTTCAGCAGGCCGTTGATACGATCACCCGGGGACGGACATCCCTGGTTGTAGCCCACCGCCTTTCGACGATTCAACACGCCCATCGTATCCTGGTGCTCTCCCGGGGCGAGCTTGTCGAGTCAGGAACCCACCAGGAACTTCTGGATCGGGACGGACTCTACGCTACACTCCATCGATTTCAATTTGACCATCCATCTCATCAGCAGAGAGGGCCTGCGCCGCCTCGGGACACCCCTCAGGATTAA
- a CDS encoding bactofilin family protein, producing MAVTESTLVNSIVGAGTFFKGQIDVSGLLRIDGDFSGGVKTSGRVIVGRGGRADCTIDAATVVIGGVFRGTIYASEKVILLETAMVLGNIFAPRLIADSGVILDGAVHLRGVEQKDPRQTVPAGEKTVSEAGSHRRKRRSGRRRLPVGNL from the coding sequence ATGGCGGTAACTGAATCAACTCTGGTAAACTCCATCGTCGGCGCAGGCACCTTTTTCAAGGGGCAGATTGATGTCTCGGGACTCCTGCGAATCGATGGCGATTTCAGCGGAGGCGTAAAGACCTCGGGAAGAGTCATCGTCGGTCGCGGGGGCAGGGCAGATTGCACAATCGATGCGGCTACCGTGGTAATCGGCGGTGTCTTTCGTGGTACCATCTACGCCAGTGAGAAAGTGATCCTTCTGGAGACCGCCATGGTTCTCGGGAACATTTTTGCTCCCCGCCTTATCGCGGATTCAGGGGTTATCCTGGACGGGGCTGTGCACCTTCGCGGAGTCGAGCAGAAAGATCCCCGTCAGACCGTGCCGGCTGGCGAAAAGACCGTCTCCGAGGCAGGTTCTCACCGAAGAAAGCGTCGCTCCGGGCGTCGCCGTCTTCCCGTGGGAAACCTCTGA
- a CDS encoding YaaR family protein has translation MEPIRPKQPVSSRRRLRGTASSGKGEVGEQSFDRHLAAEAARGLEQPPASEVDQAGGSHPLAGLPGVDAPTEELFDAVHLAGQRLLDERTYSAVQQYREAVRRFVGKVLAQANSVEIHESGPGLISRKRYYLITEINRSVERLLEGLQRTQSQQLEILSRLEEIEGMLVDLFQ, from the coding sequence ATGGAACCGATTCGGCCAAAGCAACCGGTCTCTTCCCGGCGCCGTCTGCGTGGAACCGCTTCTTCCGGAAAGGGAGAGGTTGGGGAACAGTCCTTTGATCGGCACTTGGCGGCCGAGGCCGCACGGGGGCTGGAGCAACCTCCGGCCTCCGAAGTCGACCAGGCAGGAGGTTCTCATCCGCTTGCGGGGTTGCCCGGGGTCGACGCCCCCACGGAAGAACTCTTCGATGCGGTTCATCTGGCGGGGCAACGGCTTCTCGACGAACGGACCTATTCGGCCGTGCAGCAATATCGGGAGGCTGTTCGCCGCTTTGTCGGCAAAGTTCTTGCTCAGGCCAATAGTGTTGAGATCCACGAATCCGGTCCGGGGTTGATTTCCCGCAAACGATATTATCTAATTACAGAGATCAATCGTTCCGTGGAGCGGCTTCTGGAGGGGCTCCAGCGGACCCAGTCTCAGCAACTCGAGATCCTCTCTCGTCTTGAGGAGATCGAGGGAATGCTGGTCGATCTCTTTCAGTGA